A stretch of the Veillonella parvula DSM 2008 genome encodes the following:
- a CDS encoding polysaccharide deacetylase family protein, which produces MKRIPLVTLLVLVLAMVVAGCGVLSQKTEPTSSVPPVKEVKMVHPSGIPVLMYHKVGDDKDNDAVIREDLFREQMKFLKDNGYNPLTMEQLYEYVVNGAAVPEKPVVLTFDDGYADTYSIVYPIMKEYGFPATVFINPGDIGTRLTWDQVREMHKNGITISNHGFQHIEMGQLSEAKQIENITKAQEALAKEVGIKDNPWFCYPYGDKNEFTDSASKKAGIKMGMAMKSGWAHTGDNPYNILRVWVGNAVDIKHFEERISTEHFTDL; this is translated from the coding sequence ATGAAACGGATTCCGTTGGTAACACTGTTAGTTTTGGTATTGGCAATGGTTGTGGCAGGTTGTGGCGTGCTTTCACAAAAAACAGAACCTACTAGTTCAGTACCGCCTGTAAAAGAAGTTAAGATGGTACATCCATCGGGCATTCCTGTCCTTATGTATCATAAAGTCGGCGACGACAAAGATAATGATGCGGTTATTCGGGAGGATTTATTCAGAGAACAAATGAAGTTCCTCAAGGATAACGGCTACAATCCATTGACGATGGAACAATTGTATGAATATGTTGTAAATGGTGCTGCAGTGCCTGAAAAACCAGTTGTTTTGACCTTTGATGATGGTTATGCAGATACATATTCTATCGTATATCCAATCATGAAAGAATATGGTTTCCCAGCGACTGTTTTTATTAATCCTGGCGATATTGGTACGCGTTTAACTTGGGATCAAGTGCGTGAAATGCATAAAAATGGTATCACTATTTCCAATCATGGTTTCCAACATATAGAAATGGGTCAATTGTCTGAAGCGAAACAAATTGAAAATATCACAAAGGCCCAAGAGGCACTTGCTAAAGAAGTAGGCATTAAGGATAATCCTTGGTTCTGCTATCCGTATGGAGATAAAAATGAATTCACCGATTCGGCATCTAAGAAAGCTGGTATCAAGATGGGCATGGCTATGAAGTCTGGCTGGGCTCATACTGGTGATAATCCATATAATATTTTGCGTGTTTGGGTAGGCAATGCGGTAGATATCAAGCATTTTGAAGAACGCATTAGCACTGAACATTTCACTGATTTATAA
- a CDS encoding phosphodiester glycosidase family protein, which produces MFKKNWVKFIIMVFLFTVVTSPFVVLFGPFNNVKRAVIGAILQSRHPHYITWLFNDEELQSILGTVGVVKSQDLFKFNAREDKTLNLEKIQSARYVGYILEIPDPRRIQVGTAANIQEKGDTTSNIAKMNNAVAAINGGGFHDPNGTGTGRLPYGFILHDGEYVIGKDVGPDEDVDFVGFSKAGNLIAGNYNKTQLGDMKAMEGITFGPPLIVDGKKMITEGDGGWGVGPRTAIGQKKDGTVLFLVIDGRQPGYSIGATLRDVQDILFEKGCYIAANLDGGSSSTLYLNGKVVNKPADLLGERMIPTAFIVK; this is translated from the coding sequence TTGTTCAAAAAGAATTGGGTAAAGTTCATCATCATGGTGTTCTTATTTACCGTTGTTACATCACCCTTCGTGGTGCTCTTTGGACCATTTAATAATGTAAAGCGTGCCGTTATTGGTGCTATTTTACAATCTCGCCATCCTCATTACATTACATGGTTGTTCAATGATGAAGAATTACAATCGATTTTGGGGACTGTTGGGGTTGTTAAAAGCCAAGATTTATTCAAGTTTAATGCTCGTGAAGATAAGACTTTAAATCTTGAAAAAATTCAGTCTGCTCGTTATGTAGGCTATATTTTAGAAATTCCTGATCCTCGTCGTATCCAAGTTGGTACAGCGGCTAATATTCAAGAAAAAGGCGATACTACTAGTAATATTGCAAAAATGAATAATGCTGTAGCAGCTATTAATGGCGGTGGTTTCCATGATCCAAATGGTACTGGTACAGGCCGTTTGCCATATGGTTTTATTTTACATGATGGTGAGTACGTTATCGGCAAGGATGTAGGCCCTGATGAAGATGTTGACTTCGTCGGTTTCTCTAAAGCCGGTAACCTTATTGCAGGTAATTATAATAAAACTCAGCTAGGTGATATGAAAGCCATGGAAGGTATTACCTTTGGTCCGCCTCTTATCGTCGATGGTAAGAAGATGATTACCGAAGGTGATGGTGGCTGGGGCGTAGGTCCTCGTACTGCTATTGGTCAAAAGAAAGATGGTACAGTGCTATTCCTCGTAATCGATGGTCGTCAACCAGGATATTCCATTGGTGCTACCTTGCGTGACGTACAAGATATTCTTTTTGAAAAAGGTTGCTACATTGCAGCAAACTTAGATGGCGGTTCTAGTTCTACTTTGTACCTCAACGGTAAAGTAGTAAATAAACCAGCTGATTTGTTAGGGGAACGCATGATCCCAACGGCGTTTATCGTGAAATAG
- a CDS encoding response regulator transcription factor gives MSEHILIIEDDLDIANIERDYLMVAGYDVTIMTNGTDGIEAALNTPVDLIILDVMLPEMDGFEVCRQIRDKVRVPIVMVTARLDDIDKIRGLGVGADDYIEKPFSPSVLIAKIKAMLAQYKRLTERDAMETNAIQSGEIRLDPKMMKVWVNEKEVHLKKKEFQLLEFLMRNRDIVFSKEELYSRVWGLDSYGDYATVAVHINRLREEIEDNPSDSKHIITVWGVGYKFV, from the coding sequence ATGAGTGAACATATCTTAATTATTGAAGACGATTTGGATATTGCCAATATTGAGCGTGATTATTTAATGGTGGCGGGCTATGATGTAACTATTATGACTAATGGTACAGATGGCATTGAAGCAGCATTGAATACTCCTGTAGACCTTATTATCCTTGATGTTATGTTGCCAGAAATGGATGGTTTTGAAGTTTGTCGCCAAATTCGTGACAAAGTTCGTGTACCAATCGTTATGGTAACTGCGCGCCTTGACGATATCGATAAAATCCGTGGTTTAGGCGTAGGCGCTGATGATTATATTGAAAAGCCATTCTCTCCATCTGTATTGATTGCGAAGATTAAAGCTATGTTGGCGCAATATAAACGTTTAACAGAGCGCGATGCAATGGAAACTAACGCTATTCAATCCGGTGAAATTCGTCTCGATCCTAAGATGATGAAAGTATGGGTGAATGAAAAAGAGGTTCATCTCAAAAAGAAAGAATTCCAGTTGTTAGAATTCTTGATGCGTAACCGTGATATTGTATTTAGCAAAGAAGAATTATATTCTCGTGTATGGGGACTTGACTCCTATGGTGATTATGCAACTGTAGCGGTTCATATTAATCGTTTACGTGAAGAAATTGAGGATAATCCATCTGATAGTAAGCATATTATTACAGTATGGGGCGTAGGGTATAAATTCGTTTAG
- a CDS encoding glycosyltransferase family 9 protein: MNILFVRLSYIGDILHATPAARWIKKQYPDAKLHWIVTPSMVELLQDNPYVDEIIPWERDEYEAHSKKLHIPTMWRMWWDLKAKLEPYKFDVAIDVQGRLITGLVLLASGAPIRLGLGGTKELNWLFTNYKTKPSTEHMIKRYVEVAQLLTKAVTEHANLDTSLNIAKCGVESSSPLNESSANTLYHMDFQAPSNLHSWAEEQWKLIDKDISLNRGEVDTPLRVGLVLGTSWATKEWPQGKWYSLIKSLQYRANFVCLGGPKEATQYKPLMDSLTDEGIDKIVLNMLGKTTLQELGALIESCDVVVTADTGALHIALALNKPVVALFGPTDPKLWGPLTGTFKVLVNNELDCLGCRKRRCPKPDQYCMSGIEPVRVKKAIFELIGDIHGKV, from the coding sequence ATGAATATATTATTTGTACGCCTTAGTTACATAGGTGATATTTTGCATGCTACACCTGCTGCGCGGTGGATTAAGAAACAGTATCCTGATGCTAAGTTGCATTGGATTGTAACGCCTAGTATGGTAGAGCTTTTACAGGACAATCCCTATGTAGATGAGATAATTCCCTGGGAACGGGATGAATACGAGGCTCATTCTAAAAAACTACATATCCCTACAATGTGGCGCATGTGGTGGGATCTTAAGGCCAAATTAGAACCTTATAAATTTGATGTAGCCATTGATGTGCAAGGACGTCTTATAACAGGGTTAGTACTATTAGCTTCAGGAGCCCCCATTAGACTTGGCCTTGGTGGCACAAAAGAGTTGAATTGGTTGTTTACTAACTATAAAACGAAGCCTAGTACAGAACACATGATTAAGCGCTATGTAGAGGTAGCTCAGTTGTTAACAAAGGCTGTTACTGAACATGCAAATTTAGATACATCGCTTAACATAGCTAAATGCGGTGTTGAAAGCAGTTCTCCACTAAATGAATCTAGTGCTAATACGCTGTACCACATGGATTTTCAGGCGCCATCAAATTTACATAGTTGGGCAGAAGAGCAATGGAAATTGATTGATAAAGACATTTCTTTGAATCGTGGGGAGGTGGATACACCTCTACGAGTTGGGCTTGTATTAGGCACCTCTTGGGCAACGAAAGAATGGCCTCAGGGAAAATGGTACTCCCTCATTAAATCCCTTCAATATAGAGCAAATTTTGTTTGTTTAGGTGGCCCTAAAGAGGCTACTCAATACAAACCCTTGATGGACTCGCTAACAGATGAGGGCATTGATAAAATCGTACTGAATATGTTAGGGAAAACGACGCTTCAAGAATTAGGGGCTTTAATTGAAAGTTGTGATGTAGTAGTTACTGCTGATACGGGAGCTCTGCATATTGCGTTAGCTTTAAATAAGCCTGTAGTAGCACTTTTTGGCCCTACGGACCCTAAATTATGGGGACCTCTGACGGGAACCTTTAAGGTGCTCGTAAATAATGAATTAGATTGCTTGGGCTGCCGAAAACGACGTTGTCCTAAGCCTGATCAATATTGTATGTCTGGTATTGAACCAGTACGCGTAAAAAAAGCAATTTTTGAATTGATAGGAGATATACATGGCAAAGTTTAA
- the pgtP gene encoding phosphoglycerate transporter PgtP yields MFSFLQPKEAKSSVPQNMIMNLYYKYRLQSLIGIFIGYAAYYIVRNNFALSTHFLSDILHMSKTEIGLLSSGMLIAYGLSKGFMSSLADKASPAKFMAFGLICCAIINIFMSFADSLAFFLVLVVLNGFFQGFGVGPSFITLAKWYPKQERGRYGAIWNISHNLGGGIVAPIVAAALYFTTTDHWQLGSYGVPALIAVIIAIAISFLIKESPEREGLPPTSEIIADTAHKAHRSSEAPHMSTREIFVKYVLKNKNAWYVSLVDTFVYMIRFGMLTWLPIYLLQVKGFSKAEMSVAFLFFEWAAIPSTIFAGYISDKFFKGYRMPPAIIAISIIFFCIFGYWQSESLLWVTFFAAIVGCLIYIPQFLASVQTMDIVPPFAVGSAVGLRGFMSYIVGANLGTTLFGVLADKFGWNAGFYLLLVACVLCITFCVLAHFGAKELDAKEAELEQLQPAEANN; encoded by the coding sequence ATGTTTTCATTTCTACAACCTAAAGAGGCAAAATCATCAGTTCCACAAAACATGATTATGAATCTATATTATAAATATAGATTGCAATCATTAATTGGTATTTTTATAGGTTATGCTGCGTACTATATTGTTCGTAATAACTTTGCCTTATCAACACACTTTTTATCAGATATCCTCCATATGAGCAAAACAGAAATTGGTTTGCTATCTAGTGGTATGCTTATCGCTTATGGTTTAAGTAAAGGCTTTATGAGTAGTCTTGCGGACAAAGCAAGTCCTGCCAAGTTTATGGCTTTCGGTCTCATTTGCTGTGCAATTATCAATATCTTTATGAGCTTTGCCGATAGTCTCGCCTTCTTCTTAGTTTTAGTAGTACTAAATGGCTTTTTCCAAGGATTTGGTGTAGGACCATCCTTTATCACCTTAGCTAAATGGTACCCAAAACAGGAACGTGGCCGTTATGGAGCTATCTGGAATATTTCACACAATCTCGGTGGTGGTATCGTAGCACCAATCGTAGCCGCCGCATTATATTTCACTACTACAGACCACTGGCAATTAGGGAGTTATGGTGTACCAGCGCTTATTGCAGTTATCATAGCAATTGCCATTTCTTTCTTAATCAAAGAAAGCCCTGAACGTGAAGGCTTACCACCAACAAGTGAAATCATCGCCGACACAGCTCATAAGGCGCACAGAAGTTCTGAAGCACCGCATATGAGCACAAGAGAAATCTTTGTAAAATACGTATTGAAAAATAAAAACGCTTGGTATGTATCATTAGTTGACACCTTCGTTTACATGATTCGCTTTGGTATGCTTACTTGGCTTCCAATTTATTTATTACAAGTAAAGGGTTTCTCCAAAGCAGAAATGTCTGTTGCCTTTTTATTCTTTGAATGGGCGGCTATTCCTTCTACTATTTTTGCTGGTTATATTTCCGATAAATTCTTTAAAGGTTATCGCATGCCACCTGCAATCATTGCTATAAGTATTATCTTCTTCTGTATATTTGGTTATTGGCAAAGCGAGTCTCTCTTATGGGTTACTTTCTTCGCTGCTATTGTAGGTTGTTTAATCTACATTCCTCAATTCTTAGCTTCAGTACAAACTATGGATATTGTACCACCATTTGCAGTAGGTTCTGCTGTTGGTCTTCGTGGATTCATGAGTTACATTGTTGGTGCAAACTTAGGTACAACACTATTTGGTGTTTTAGCAGATAAATTTGGTTGGAATGCAGGTTTCTATCTTTTATTAGTAGCATGTGTTCTTTGTATTACATTCTGTGTATTGGCTCATTTTGGCGCCAAAGAATTAGATGCTAAAGAAGCTGAGCTTGAACAACTTCAACCAGCTGAAGCTAATAACTAA
- a CDS encoding pyruvate carboxylase subunit B, giving the protein MAKKLRICETVLRDGHQSILATRMRYEQMEPVLGLLDDIGYEALECWGGATYDSCLRFLNEDPWERLRKLKANLKNTPLQMLLRGQNLLGYKHYSDDVVEAFCNAAVKNGIDRIRIFDALNDPRNMEAAIKYSKKAGAHVQSAMVYTISPVHTTESFLKVAETLVEMGTDSLCIKDMSGLLGPADAYDLVSTFKKRFGELPIDLHSHFTCGLASTTYWEAAKAGVDIIDTAISPFAHATSQPATEPMIEMFKGTEWDLGLDLDKYIPLVDHFRKVKQQIAEEFNLKPASDVIPAVRRYQIPGGMLSNTQNQLNEMGMGDRFFDVMDEMPRVREDLGYPPLVTPTSQIVGTMAMMNVMMGDRYKMVPNEVKDLVRGKYGALPGTISDDIRRTIIGDEEPITCRPADLIEPELEGYRQDLASKGYNGITDEDVLTYAMFPEVAINFFDANRR; this is encoded by the coding sequence ATGGCTAAAAAATTAAGAATTTGCGAAACCGTTCTTCGTGACGGTCATCAATCTATTTTGGCAACACGTATGCGCTACGAACAAATGGAACCAGTGCTCGGCCTTTTAGATGATATTGGTTATGAAGCTCTTGAATGTTGGGGCGGCGCTACTTATGACAGCTGTCTTCGTTTCTTGAATGAAGATCCATGGGAACGCCTTCGCAAATTGAAAGCTAATTTGAAAAATACCCCATTGCAAATGTTGCTTCGCGGTCAAAATTTGTTGGGCTATAAACACTACTCCGACGACGTAGTAGAAGCATTTTGTAATGCGGCTGTAAAAAATGGTATCGACCGTATCCGTATTTTCGACGCATTGAATGACCCACGCAATATGGAAGCTGCTATTAAGTATTCCAAAAAAGCTGGTGCACACGTTCAATCCGCTATGGTATACACAATTTCTCCAGTTCACACAACTGAAAGCTTCTTGAAAGTAGCTGAAACTTTGGTAGAAATGGGTACTGATTCCCTTTGTATCAAAGATATGTCCGGTTTGTTAGGACCTGCTGATGCATATGATTTGGTTTCTACTTTCAAAAAACGTTTCGGCGAATTGCCAATCGACTTGCACAGTCATTTCACTTGCGGCCTTGCAAGTACTACATACTGGGAAGCTGCTAAAGCTGGCGTAGATATCATCGATACTGCTATCTCTCCATTTGCTCATGCAACTAGCCAACCAGCTACTGAACCTATGATCGAAATGTTCAAGGGTACTGAATGGGATCTTGGTCTTGACCTTGATAAATACATTCCATTAGTTGACCACTTCCGTAAAGTAAAACAACAAATCGCTGAAGAATTCAACTTGAAACCAGCTAGCGATGTAATCCCAGCTGTTCGTCGTTACCAAATTCCTGGCGGTATGTTGTCCAATACTCAAAACCAATTGAACGAAATGGGTATGGGCGATCGCTTCTTCGACGTTATGGATGAAATGCCACGCGTTCGTGAAGACTTGGGTTACCCTCCATTGGTAACCCCAACATCCCAAATCGTTGGTACAATGGCTATGATGAACGTTATGATGGGCGACCGTTACAAAATGGTTCCTAACGAAGTTAAAGACCTTGTACGCGGTAAATATGGTGCGTTACCTGGTACTATCTCCGATGATATTCGTCGTACTATTATTGGTGATGAAGAACCTATCACTTGCCGTCCTGCAGATCTTATTGAACCTGAATTGGAAGGTTACCGTCAAGATTTAGCTTCCAAAGGCTACAATGGTATCACTGATGAAGACGTATTGACTTACGCTATGTTCCCAGAAGTTGCTATCAACTTCTTCGATGCAAATCGTCGTTAA
- a CDS encoding sensor histidine kinase, whose translation MLYFTGLRILANAGYYLRIEQEQQFKSVSRITETITFYGLENDLINSLVKPSYSLLDPKEVYVEVLDQGSMVYNYGNPQIYSASAIVGLIDVNPELQGIVYQSNNTFVYEMRKYDGRHSYVYHIAIRRATHGSDSLMESVSFYIIVVSILLFIVTFFAINRFVTRFIMIHVKNMTKSLEMANRQIEMEQEQQKELLAGISHDIRTPLTAIKAYAEGVRDGIAPTEEQQKRYMGIILKRANDLDSMLEELFLITTLNYKKESRPSERIELGQFVHDFVEDHLAPYQSKGLEIKARIATETPFINANPQLLQRVLQNVLNNSAKYKMADIGHCVIDVTSDDDFVYCVISDDGPGVPPESLERLMRPFYRVDSSRTNPQEGSGLGLSIIRRIMEIFEGRVMIENVRPHGLRIILEFPKQGEES comes from the coding sequence TTGCTATATTTTACAGGTTTGCGCATATTGGCCAATGCCGGTTACTATTTGCGTATTGAGCAGGAACAACAGTTTAAAAGTGTCAGTCGAATAACTGAAACCATTACCTTTTATGGGTTAGAAAATGATCTAATTAATAGCTTGGTTAAGCCTAGCTATAGCCTACTTGATCCAAAGGAAGTATATGTTGAAGTACTTGATCAAGGAAGTATGGTGTATAACTACGGTAATCCACAAATCTATAGTGCTTCTGCCATTGTTGGTCTTATTGATGTTAATCCTGAATTACAGGGCATCGTATATCAATCCAATAATACTTTCGTTTATGAAATGAGAAAGTACGATGGACGTCATTCCTATGTATACCATATTGCGATTAGGCGTGCTACCCATGGTAGTGATAGCTTAATGGAATCCGTATCTTTTTATATTATCGTAGTTTCCATATTGCTCTTTATTGTTACATTTTTTGCTATTAACCGATTTGTTACACGGTTTATCATGATTCACGTTAAGAACATGACAAAGTCGTTAGAAATGGCAAATCGTCAGATTGAAATGGAACAAGAACAACAGAAAGAGCTACTCGCTGGTATATCTCATGATATACGAACTCCGTTGACGGCTATTAAAGCTTATGCTGAAGGTGTTCGTGATGGTATTGCACCAACGGAAGAGCAACAAAAAAGATATATGGGGATTATTTTGAAGCGGGCCAATGATTTGGATTCTATGTTAGAGGAACTATTCCTCATAACAACATTGAACTATAAAAAAGAATCTCGTCCGTCTGAGCGAATTGAATTAGGTCAGTTTGTGCATGACTTTGTAGAAGATCATTTAGCTCCGTATCAATCGAAGGGGCTTGAGATTAAGGCCCGTATAGCTACGGAAACACCTTTTATCAATGCTAACCCACAATTGTTACAACGAGTTTTGCAGAATGTGTTGAACAATAGTGCTAAGTATAAAATGGCCGATATTGGTCATTGCGTCATAGATGTAACGAGTGATGATGATTTTGTATATTGTGTCATCAGTGATGATGGTCCAGGTGTACCGCCAGAATCTCTAGAGCGTCTGATGCGCCCATTCTATCGTGTAGATTCGTCTCGTACGAATCCTCAAGAAGGTAGTGGCCTAGGATTGTCGATTATCCGTCGAATTATGGAAATCTTTGAAGGCCGAGTTATGATTGAAAATGTAAGGCCACATGGTCTACGTATTATATTAGAGTTTCCTAAGCAAGGAGAAGAATCATGA
- a CDS encoding carbon-nitrogen family hydrolase encodes MKKRLSLIQMDVHVNEVEYNYARVQELLSQALSESPDIIVLPETWNTGFHPSKDLINISDRNGERTKALLSTFAKEHNVNIVGGSVAVAKEDLVFNTSYAYNRKGTLVGEYSKMHGFSPAKEDQYFASGTHTTHFELDGIPCSTVICYDIRFPELVRMAALSNTELLFVPAQWPTMRLRHWQVLNEVRAIENQLFLCAVNGCGTVGRVQSTGHSAVYDPWGTNLLEMDTREGISSIDIDLTVVEDIRNKINIFRDRKPELYKL; translated from the coding sequence ATGAAAAAACGCTTAAGCCTTATACAAATGGACGTTCATGTAAACGAAGTGGAATACAATTATGCACGCGTCCAAGAATTACTTTCACAAGCCCTATCAGAAAGTCCTGACATTATCGTCTTGCCCGAAACATGGAACACAGGATTTCATCCATCTAAGGATTTAATCAACATTTCTGACAGAAATGGAGAAAGAACAAAAGCTTTATTAAGTACATTCGCAAAAGAACACAATGTAAACATTGTGGGCGGTTCTGTAGCCGTAGCAAAAGAGGATTTAGTATTTAATACATCCTATGCTTACAACCGTAAAGGCACGCTCGTAGGAGAGTATTCCAAAATGCACGGATTTAGTCCTGCTAAAGAGGACCAATACTTTGCTAGCGGTACACATACCACTCATTTCGAATTGGATGGTATTCCTTGTAGTACGGTTATCTGTTACGATATTCGCTTTCCTGAGCTCGTGAGAATGGCTGCATTATCAAATACAGAGTTATTATTTGTACCTGCTCAATGGCCTACTATGCGTTTACGCCACTGGCAAGTATTAAACGAAGTGCGCGCTATTGAAAACCAACTCTTCTTATGTGCTGTCAACGGCTGTGGTACAGTAGGTCGAGTTCAAAGCACTGGTCACTCCGCCGTATACGACCCATGGGGCACCAATCTACTCGAAATGGACACTAGGGAGGGCATCTCATCTATAGATATCGACCTCACCGTAGTAGAGGATATTCGCAATAAAATCAATATTTTTAGAGATCGCAAACCTGAACTCTACAAGCTATAA